A window of the Archocentrus centrarchus isolate MPI-CPG fArcCen1 chromosome 17, fArcCen1, whole genome shotgun sequence genome harbors these coding sequences:
- the kif1ab gene encoding kinesin-like protein KIF1A isoform X2, protein MAGASVKVAVRVRPFNSREIGKESKCIIQMSGNTTTILNPKQPKENKSFNFDFSYWSHTTPEDINYASQMQVYKDIGEEMLLHAFEGYNVCIFAYGQTGAGKSYTMMGRQEKDQQGIIPLLCEDLFTKINDSNNDNSMSYSVEVSYMEIYCERVRDLLNPKNKGNLRVREHPLMGPYVEDLSKLAVTSYNDIQDLMDSGNKARTVAATNMNETSSRSHAVFNIIFTQKKHDMETDNTSEKVSKISLVDLAGSERADSTGAKGTRLKEGANINKSLTTLGKVISALAELDSAPNKNKKKKKVESFIPYRDSVLTWLLRENLGGNSRTAMVAALSPADINYDETLSTLRYADRAKQIRCNAVINEDPNNRLVRELKEEVARLKDLLYAQGLGDIIENLCDYKNFVNNRQAVNQRGDLSTVTNAMTGMSPSPSLSALSSRAGSISNLHDRIFSPASEEAIERLKETEKIIAELNETWEEKLRRTEAIRMEREALLAEMGVAMREDGGTVGVFSPKKTPHLVNLNEDPLMSECLLYYIKDGITKVGRENAKTRQDIVLSGHFIKDEHCTFSSTTGPQGEGCVILEPCEGAETYVNGKRVTSPIVLRSGNRIIMGKSHVFRFNDPEQARLERERTPCAETPVEPVDWAFAQRELLEKQGIDMKQEMEQRLQELEDQYRKEREEASNLLEQQRLDYESKLEALQKQVDSRYLESPEEEEEPEEEVPWTPRETELALWAFRKWRFYQFTSLRDLLWGNAIFLKEANAISVELKKKVQFQFVLLTDTLYSPLPPDLLPPCEAKERERRPFPRTIVAVEVQDQKNGATHYWTLEKLRQRLDLMREMYDRAAELPSSAVEDCDHALTGGDPFYDRFPWFRLVGRAFVYLSNLLYPVPLVHRVAIVSEKGEVKGFLRVAVQAISADEEAPDYGSGVRQSGTAKISFEDKQFEKFQTESCPASLSHSNTSQEELRIVEGEGQNAEIGISADEVNNNTCAATLDAPQSPVKNLGLGLDLPLDLSPEKALSHLKIGSTFTFRVTVLQASSISAEYADIFCQFNFIHRHDEAFSTEPLKNTGRGPPLGFYHVQNITVEVTKSFTEYIKTQPIVFEVFGHYQKQPFPPLCKDLISPLRPSRRQFPRVMPLSKPVPATKLNTLTRSTAGPCHAKYDLMVFFEICELEANGDYIPAVVDHRGGMPCYGTFLLHQGIQRRIRVTIAHETGNDIEWKEVKELVIGRIRNTPEADETIIDPNILSLNILSSGYFWPKHDDNVSLGVDHRTFYRFEAAWDSSMHNSLLLNRVTPYGEKIYITLSTYLEMENCTQPTVITKDFCMVFYSRDTKLPASRSIRNLFSTGCFRPSESNRVTGVYEITLCHVADNGSPGMQRRRRRVLDTSVAYVRGEENLAGWRPRSDSLILDHQWELEKLSLLQEVEKTRHYLLLREKLEATLHAGQDALYKSSDISDFAKSPVLSHSPSSSPALDSPNQRQRELAAKCLRLLMHTFNREYSQVSSSASESKLSEMSASLMRESSSSTLSTLTPSSTCPSLVEGHYDIRHNDPSSGASTPDLDPYSPVDRKKVLRGCTFVPDIQEIRVSPIVSKKGYLHFLEPHTSGWVKRYVVVRRPYVYLYRSERDSVERAIINLSSAKVEYSEDKQTLLRTPNTFAVCTEHRGILLQAANDKEMHDWLYAFNPLLAGTIRSKLSRRKSVQSYPSAQRM, encoded by the exons CAATCCTGAACCCGAAACAGCCGAAAGAAAACAAGAGCTTCAACTTTGACTTTTCCTACTGGTCACACACCACA CCTGAGGACATCAACTATGCGTCCCAGATGCAGGTGTACAAAGACATCGGCGAGGAGATGCTGCTCCACGCCTTTGAAGGCTACAATGTGTGTATATTTGCATACGGCCAGACAGGAGCAGGCAAAAGCTACACCATGATGGGCCGACAGGAGAAAGACCAGCAGGGAATCATACCTCTG CTGTGCGAGGACCTTTTCACCAAGATCAATGACAGCAATAATGACAACAGCATGTCTTACTCAGTGGAG GTGAGTTACATGGAGATCTACTGTGAGCGTGTGCGTGACCTGTTGAACCCCAAAAATAAGGGAAACCTGCGTGTCAGAGAGCACCCGCTGATGGGACCCTACGTTGAAGATCTGTCAAAGCTAGCCGTCACCTCCTACAATGACATCCAGGACCTGATGGATTCTGGAAACAAGGCCAG gACCGTGGCTGCTACCAACATGAACGAGACGAGCAGCCGCTCCCACGCCGTCTTCAACATCATCTTCACGCAGAAGAAACACGATATGGAGACAGACAACACGTCAGAGAAG GTCAGCAAGATCAGTTTGGTTGACTTGGCTGGCAGCGAGAGAGCCGACTCAACCGGAGCTAAAGGAACCAGGCTGAAG gaagGAGCAAATATCAACAAATCCCTGACCACTCTGGGAAAAGTGATTTCTGCTCTAGCTGAACTG GACTCAGCACCAAACAAG aacaagaaaaagaagaaggtgGAGAGTTTCATTCCCTACAGAGACTCGGTGCTGACATGGCTGCTGAGGGAGAACTTAG GTGGAAACTCTCGCACAGCCATGGTGGCTGCCCTCAGCCCTGCTGATATTAACTATGATGAAACCCTGAGTACCCTCCG GTACGCTGATCGTGCCAAACAGATCCGCTGCAACGCTGTGATCAACGAGGACCCCAACAACCGCCTGGTGCGTGAGCTGAAAGAGGAGGTGGCTCGTCTCAAAGACCTGCTGTACGCGCAGGGCCTGGGAGACATCATCGAGA ACCTGTGCGATTACAAGAACTTTGTGAATAATCGCCAGGCTGTCAATCAAAGGGGTGATCTTTCCACAGTGACCAATGCCATGACCGGAATGAGCCCTTCGCCCTCGCTCTCAGCCCTGTCCAGTCGAGCCGGCTCCATCAGCAACCTCCACGACCGCATCTTCAGCCCGGCCAGTGAGGAGGCCATTGAAAGGCTCAAg gaaactgagaaaaTCATCGCAGAGCTTAATGAGAcctgggaggagaagctgcgCCGTACTGAGGCCATTCGTATGGAGAG AGAGGCACTGTTGGCGGAGATGGGTGTTGCCATGAGAGAAGATGGAGGCACAGTCGGCGTCTTCTCCCCAAAAAAG ACGCCTCATCTGGTGAACCTCAACGAGGACCCGCTGATGTCCGAGTGTCTGCTGTATTACATCAAAGACGGCATCACCAA GGTTGGCCGTGAAAACGCCAAGACTCGCCAAGACATTGTTCTCAGTGGCCATTTTATCAAGGATGAACACTGCACCTTCAGCAGCACCACCGGCCCTCAGGGAGAAG GATGTGTCATCCTTGAGCCTTGCGAGGGAGCAGAGACATATGTGAATGGGAAGAGAGTGACCTCCCCCATTGTCCTGCGGTCTG GAAACCGCATCATCATGGGCAAGAGCCACGTATTTCGCTTCAATGACCCCGAGCAGGCTCGCCTGGAGCGGGAGAGGACGCCGTGCGCTGAGACACCCGTGGAGCCCGTCGACTGGGCCTTCGCTCAGAGAGAGCTGCTGGAGAAACAAGGCATCGACATGAAGCAGGAGATGgagcagag GCTTCAGGAGCTTGAAGATCAGTACCGCAAAGAACGAGAGGAAGCCAGCAACCTGCTAGAACAACAGCGGCTG GACTATGAGAGTAAACTGGAGGCCCTTCAGAAACAGGTGGACTCTCGGTACCTCGAGTCacctgaggaagaagaggagccTGAAGAAGAAG TGCCATGGACGCCGCGTGAGACCGAGCTGGCGCTGTGGGCTTTCAGAAAGTGGCGTTTCTATCAGTTCACATCCCTCAGGGATCTGCTCTGGGGCAATGCCATCTTCCTCAAAGAGGCCAATGCTATCAGTGTGGAGCTGAAGAAGAAG GTTCAGTTCCAGTTTGTCCTCTTGACAGACACTCTGTACTCTCCGCTGCCTCCTGACCTGCTGCCCCCCTGTGAGgctaaagagagagagaggcgacCGTTCCCTCGGACGATAGTAGCCGTCGAAGTACAAGATCAAAAGAACGGAGCCACGCATTACTGGACTCTGGAAAAACTGAG ACAAAGGCTGGACCTGATGAGAGAAATGTATGACCGTGCTGCGGAGCTGCCCAGCAGTGCCGTCGAGGACTGTGACCACGCTCTGACAGGAGGCGACCCCTTCTACGACCGCTTCCCCTGGTTCCGTCTGGTTGGCAG GGCTTTTGTGTATCTGAGTAACCTACTGTACCCGGTTCCTCTGGTACATCGTGTGGCCATTGTCAGCGAGAAAGGAGAGGTGAAAGGCTTCCTCAGAGTGGCGGTGCAGGCCATCTCAG CTGATGAGGAAGCACCTGATTATGGCTCTGGCGTGAGGCAGTCAGGCACCGCCAAGATCTCCTTTGAAGACAAACAATTTGAGAAG TTCCAGACTGAGTCATGTCCTGCCAGTCTGTCGCACTCCAATACCTCGCAGGAAGAGCTGCGAATTGTGGAGGGAGAAGGACAAAATGCTGAGATAGGAATCTCTGCAGATGAAGTTAACAACAACACCTGTGCAG CCACACTGGATGCTCCTCAAAGCCCAGTGAAGAATTTAGGTCTTGGTCTGGATCTTCCTCTGGACCTGTCTCCAGAGAAAGCTCTGTCCCACCTCAAGATCGGCAGCACTTTCACCTTCAGAGTTACCGTCTTACAGGCCTCGAGCATCTCGGCAGAGTACGCCGACATCTTCTGCCAGTTCAA CTTCATCCACCGTCATGACGAAGCCTTCTCCACTGAGCCGCTCAAAAACACCGGCAGAGGCCCTCCACTGGGGTTCTACCATGTTCAAAAT ATCACAGTGGAGGTGACCAAGTCCTTCACGGAGTACATCAAGACTCAGCCCATCGTCTTTGAGGTGTTTGGACACTATCAGAAACAGCCCTTCCCTCCGCTCTGCAAAGATTTAATCAG cccACTGAGACCCTCCAGGAGGCAGTTCCCTCGGGTAATGCCGTTATCCAAACCAG TGCCTGCCACCAAGCTCAACACCCTGACTCGCTCCACTGCGGGACCCTGTCACGCCAAATACGACCTCATGGTCTTCTTTGAGATCTGCGAGCTGGAGGCTAACGGAGA TTATATCCCGGCTGTTGTTGACCACAGAGGTGGGATGCCCTGCTATGGGACGTTCCTTTTACATCAG GGCATTCAGAGAAGGATCAGAGTTACAATTGCTCACGAAACAGGAAATGATATCGAGTGGAAAGAGGTGAAGGAGCTGGTTATTG GTCGTATTCGAAACACACCTGAGGCTGATGAGACCATCATAGACCCCAACATCCTTTCCCTCAACATCCTGTCCTCTGGATACTTCTGGCCAAAACATGATGACAa CGTCTCCCTGGGAGTTGATCATAg AACTTTCTACCGATTCGAGGCAGCGTGGGACAGCTCCATGCACAACTCTCTGCTTCTGAACAGAGTCACTCCCTACGGGGAGAAGATCTACATCACCCTCTCTACTTATCTAGAG ATGGAGAACTGTACTCAGCCGACAGTTATCACCAAAGACTTCTGCATGGTGTTTTACTCACGGGACACAAAGCTGCCGGCATCCCGCTCCATCAGAAACCTGTTCAGCACCGGCTGCTTCCGGCCCTCCGAGAG TAACCGTGTCACTGGAGTCTATGAAATCACTCTCTGCCATGTAGCCGACAATGGAAGTCCAG GCATGCAGCGTCGCCGCAGGCGTGTGCTGGACACCTCGGTGGCCTATGTCCGAGGAGAGGAGAACCTGGCCGGATGGAGGCCTCGCAGTGACAGCCTCATCCTCGACCATCAGTGGGAGCTGGAGAAACTGAGTTTACTGCAGGAG GTGGAAAAGACCAGGCACTACTTGCTGCTGAGGGAGAAGCTGGAGGCGACTCTGCATGCGGGACAGGATGCACTCTACAAGAGCAGCGACATCAGCGACTTCGCAAAGAGTCCTGTCCTCAGCCACAGCCCCAGCAGCAGCCCTGCCCTTGACAGTCCCAACCAGAGGCAGAGGGAGCTGGCTGCTAAG TGTCTGCGTCTGCTGATGCACACCTTCAACAGGGAGTACAGCCAGGTGAGCAGCAGTGCCAGTGAGAGCAAG CTTTCTGAGATGTCTGCATCTCTCATGAGGGAGTCATCCTCTTCTACGCTGAGCACGCTCACTCCGTCCTCTACCTGCCCCTCACTGGTCGAGGGACATTATGACATTAG ACACAATGATCCCAGTTCAGGAGCATCCACACCGGACCTGGACCCGTACAGCCCGGTGGACAGAAAGAAAGTTCTCAGAGGATGCACCTTCGTTCCCGACATACAGGAGATTCGTGTCAG TCCGATTGTGTCAAAGAAGGGCTACCTGCACTTCCTGGAGCCTCACACCAGCGGCTGGGTGAAGCGTTACGTGGTGGTGCGCCGACCCTACGTGTACCTGTATCGTAGCGAGAGGGACAGCGTCGAGAGAGCCATCATCAACCTGTCATCTGCAAAGGTGGAATACAGTGAAGACAAACAGACATTACTGCGG ACTCCCAACACATTCGCTGTGTGCACCGAGCATCGTGGGATACTGCTGCAGGCTGCCAATGACAAAGAAATGCATGACTGGCTGTATGCTTTTAACCCTCTGTTAGCAGGCACCATCAG GTCAAAACTCTCCAGAAGAAAGTCGGTCCAGTCGTACCCATCGGCTCAGCGGATGTGA